A stretch of the Dechloromonas sp. TW-R-39-2 genome encodes the following:
- a CDS encoding efflux RND transporter permease subunit, producing MNVSSWSIRNPIPAILLFIMLTLFGSMAFRAMKIQQFMDIDLPTVTVTASLPGAAPAQMETEVARKIENSVATLQGIKHIYTKVQDGTAIVTVEFRLEKGTQEAVDDVRDAVSRIRSDLPGDLKDPVISKMNLAGAPILTYTVASSRMDDEALSWFVDNTVTKAILSVRGVGAVSRVGGVTREVHVELDPAKLLALKATAADISRQLRRIQQEASGGRSDVGGIEQSVRTIATVQSAAELATMDITLSDGRQVRLDQVASIRDTVGEQRSAALLNGQPVVGFEIVRSRGAGEVELASNVRLMLDRLKADYPDITITEAFNFVDPVEENFTGSMSLLIEGAVLAVIVVLLFLRDWRATLVSATALPLSIIPAFGVMYLMGFSLNVVTLLSMSLVVGILVDDAIVEIENIMRHLRMGKTPFQAAMEAADEIGLAVIATTFTLIAVFLPTAFMSGVPGKFFVQFGWTAAIAVFFSLVVARMLTPMMAAYILKPPSQDEHEPRWMTVYAGWAAWCLKHRIVTLLATTVFFFGSFALVPYLPTGFLPPDDLSQTQVYLSLAPGSTFEESRAMAEKARLIVEKNPHVKLVYTAIGGGAAGSDPFAPRGAAEVRKATLTINLTPRQQRGGVTKQSVERDLREGLADLPGVQVKVGLGGSNEKYVLVLASENGPLLAEHARLVERELRGIPGVGAITSTASLVRPELVVRPDFARAADLGVTSAAIAEVLRIATAGDYDQGLAKLNLAQRQIPIIVKLPPDARQDLSLLERLTVPGKHGPVMIANVASLSIAGGPAEIDRYDRLRNINFEIELNGQPLGEIEKQALALPSLRELPPGVLQTTVGDAEAMGELFQSFGLAMLTGVLCIYVVLVLLFKDFVQPVTILAALVLSVPGAFLALFVTHTALSMPSMIGLIMLMGIATKNSILLIDYVILARRDHGLDRWSALLDACRKRARPIVMTTVAMGAGMMPIALGIGTDPSFRAPMAIVVIGGLITSTFLSLLVVPVVFTYVDDLIGALGRLFRRPA from the coding sequence ATGAACGTTTCCTCCTGGTCCATCCGGAACCCGATTCCGGCCATCCTGCTGTTCATCATGCTGACGCTGTTCGGCAGCATGGCGTTCCGGGCGATGAAGATCCAGCAGTTCATGGATATCGACCTGCCGACCGTGACCGTCACCGCCAGCCTGCCCGGTGCAGCGCCGGCCCAGATGGAAACCGAGGTGGCGCGCAAGATCGAGAACTCGGTGGCCACGCTGCAGGGCATCAAGCATATCTACACCAAGGTGCAGGATGGCACGGCCATCGTGACGGTCGAATTCCGTCTGGAAAAAGGGACGCAGGAAGCGGTCGACGACGTGCGCGACGCGGTTTCGCGCATCCGCTCCGATCTGCCGGGCGATCTGAAAGATCCGGTGATCAGCAAGATGAATCTTGCCGGTGCGCCCATCCTGACCTACACCGTGGCCTCCAGCCGGATGGATGACGAAGCGCTGTCGTGGTTCGTCGATAACACCGTGACCAAGGCCATTCTCAGCGTGCGTGGTGTCGGCGCCGTATCGCGCGTCGGCGGCGTGACGCGCGAGGTGCATGTCGAACTCGATCCGGCCAAGCTGCTCGCCCTGAAAGCGACCGCCGCCGATATTTCGCGGCAGTTGCGGCGCATCCAGCAGGAAGCTTCGGGCGGGCGTTCCGACGTCGGCGGCATCGAGCAGTCGGTGCGTACCATCGCCACGGTGCAGTCGGCTGCAGAGTTGGCGACGATGGATATCACCTTGTCGGATGGCCGGCAGGTCCGTCTCGATCAGGTGGCGAGTATCCGCGACACGGTCGGCGAGCAGCGCTCGGCGGCCTTGCTCAACGGCCAGCCGGTGGTCGGCTTCGAGATCGTGCGCAGCCGGGGGGCCGGCGAGGTCGAACTGGCCAGCAACGTGCGGCTGATGCTCGACCGTTTGAAAGCCGACTACCCCGACATCACGATCACCGAGGCTTTCAATTTCGTCGATCCGGTCGAGGAGAATTTCACCGGCTCGATGTCCTTGCTGATCGAGGGCGCGGTGCTCGCCGTCATCGTCGTGCTGCTTTTCCTGCGCGACTGGCGGGCCACGCTGGTCTCGGCGACGGCGCTGCCGCTGTCGATCATCCCGGCCTTCGGCGTGATGTACCTGATGGGCTTCTCGCTCAATGTCGTGACCCTGCTGTCGATGTCGCTGGTCGTCGGCATCCTGGTGGACGATGCCATCGTCGAAATCGAAAACATCATGCGCCATCTGCGCATGGGCAAGACGCCCTTCCAGGCGGCGATGGAGGCTGCCGACGAAATCGGGCTGGCGGTGATCGCGACGACCTTCACGCTGATCGCCGTGTTCCTGCCGACCGCCTTCATGAGTGGCGTGCCGGGCAAATTCTTCGTCCAGTTCGGGTGGACCGCGGCAATCGCTGTTTTCTTCTCGTTGGTCGTCGCCCGCATGCTGACGCCGATGATGGCCGCCTACATCCTCAAGCCGCCGAGCCAGGACGAACACGAGCCGCGCTGGATGACCGTCTACGCCGGCTGGGCCGCGTGGTGCCTGAAACACCGGATCGTGACGCTGCTCGCCACGACTGTCTTTTTCTTCGGTTCGTTTGCGCTGGTGCCCTATTTGCCGACCGGTTTCCTGCCGCCCGACGATCTCTCGCAGACCCAGGTTTACCTCTCGCTGGCGCCGGGCAGTACCTTCGAGGAAAGCCGCGCGATGGCTGAAAAGGCGCGTCTGATCGTCGAGAAAAATCCGCACGTGAAACTGGTGTATACGGCGATCGGCGGCGGCGCGGCCGGCAGCGATCCTTTCGCCCCGCGCGGTGCAGCAGAGGTGCGCAAGGCGACGCTGACGATCAATCTGACGCCGCGCCAGCAGCGTGGTGGCGTGACCAAGCAGTCGGTCGAGCGCGATCTGCGCGAGGGTCTGGCCGATTTGCCCGGCGTGCAGGTCAAGGTCGGGCTGGGCGGCTCAAATGAAAAATACGTGCTGGTGCTGGCCAGTGAAAACGGGCCGTTGCTGGCCGAGCATGCCCGTCTGGTCGAGCGCGAGTTGCGTGGCATTCCCGGTGTCGGGGCGATTACTTCAACCGCCAGCCTGGTCCGTCCGGAACTCGTCGTGCGTCCCGATTTTGCCCGTGCCGCCGATCTCGGCGTGACCTCGGCGGCGATTGCCGAAGTGCTGCGCATTGCCACGGCCGGCGATTACGATCAGGGGCTGGCCAAGCTCAATCTGGCCCAGCGCCAGATTCCGATCATCGTCAAATTGCCGCCCGATGCGCGTCAGGATTTGAGCCTGTTGGAGCGGTTGACCGTGCCAGGCAAGCACGGCCCGGTGATGATCGCCAACGTCGCTTCGCTGAGCATTGCCGGCGGCCCGGCCGAGATCGATCGCTACGACCGTTTGCGCAACATCAACTTTGAAATCGAGTTGAACGGCCAGCCGCTTGGTGAAATCGAGAAACAGGCGCTGGCCTTGCCCAGCCTGCGCGAACTGCCGCCTGGCGTGCTCCAGACCACGGTCGGCGATGCCGAGGCGATGGGCGAACTGTTCCAGAGCTTCGGGCTGGCCATGCTGACCGGCGTGCTGTGCATCTACGTCGTGCTGGTCCTGCTGTTCAAGGACTTCGTCCAGCCGGTGACCATTCTGGCCGCGCTGGTGCTTTCCGTGCCCGGTGCTTTCCTGGCGCTGTTCGTGACCCATACGGCGCTGTCGATGCCATCGATGATCGGCCTGATCATGCTGATGGGTATCGCCACGAAAAACTCCATCCTGCTCATCGACTACGTCATTTTGGCCCGCCGCGATCACGGCCTTGACCGCTGGAGCGCGCTGCTCGACGCCTGTCGCAAGCGCGCCCGGCCGATTGTCATGACGACGGTGGCGATGGGCGCCGGGATGATGCCGATTGCGCTGGGTATCGGCACCGATCCGAGCTTCCGCGCGCCGATGGCGATTGTCGTGATCGGCGGCCTGATTACCTCGACCTTCCTCAGCCTGCTGGTCGTGCCGGTCGTCTTTACCTACGTCGATGACCTGATCGGCGCACTCGGGCGCTTATTCCGTCGCCCTGCCTGA